Part of the Salinimonas iocasae genome, CGCGTGGAGTGCAATCGAGCTATACGCAGAAGTGTTCGAGCAACTAGATGCGCTGGATAAGCTCGAAGGCTTTGCCAGCGAACATGGCGCAAATTTCTACGGCCTGCCAAAGAATGAGGGAACCATTACGCTGAAGCGTGAATCCTGGACAGTTCCTGATACGGTAACACTTCCAGATGGAACGCCGATGGTACCGTTTTTTGCCGGTCATACCCTCAACTGGAAACTTGAGAAAAGCCTGAGCTGATGAATAGAGGAAGCTGGTGCTTTCTGCTATGGATTTGCGTGGTGGGATGGACACATGGCCATGAAGATAACAAGGTCGCTGTTTATACCAATAATACACCTATCCTGAGCGAGGTAGATGAGGAGGGCAACGTGTCTGGTTTCGCCATTGAGGTGGCCAGGCAGGTGATTCATCTTGCGGGGCTGGAGGCGGATGTTCAGGTTCGTCCTTTTGCCCGGGTTTTGCGCAATACCCAGACGCGTCATTGGTCAATGGCTCCGGGACTGGCCCGAACGCCTGCACGTGAGAGCGATTTTCACTGGATAACGCCTATTCTTGCTAATCAGGTCACATTGTATGTGAGAAAGGATCATCCGCTGAATATTGACGCGGTAGAATCAGTCGCGGTGCAGCGGGATGATTTTCGTCACAGTATTGCCAGCGATTTAGGGATCAATAATGTGGTCGGACTATCCTCGTGGGAGCAGGCGCTAGAGGCAGTGATTAGGGAGCGGGTAGACGGCATGTTATTAAGTCCGTCCGGCTTTAAAATGCTGTGTAACCGGCTTGCTGAAGCCTGCTCAAGAGTTAAGGTGCTAAATACTAACCGTTTCTTTTATAATTATCTGGCGCTGGGGAAGCTGCCTGAAAATGCCGTATTAGCCGATAAATTACGCATCGCCGCTGAAAGATATAAGCAAAGTGATGACTACGCTTCGCTCATGAAGAAAACTGTACAGATCTATGCTCAGCGCGATTTTAAAGCCAGCATTCAAAATAAAATACTGACCCTTGCTGCCGAACCCTCTCAAAGTGACACGGCAAAGACCGGGCAGCAGCTTTGGGTATTGGCAGAAGAAACCCCTTATTTCACACAGTCTGATAACACTGGAAACGTGACCGGCTACGCCGCGCACCTGGTCACTAGCATTCTGGATACTGCGGGGATGTCGTCACCAATACTAATTACGCCCTGGCCGCGTATCATGCGTGAGATGAAGGTAAAGCCAAACGTTCTGACTTTTGCCCTGGGCAGGACACCAGAACGGGAAAAATCCTTTCACTGGATAACGCCGGTTACCCGAACCCGACATGGTTTGTTCAGTACCCAGGGCGATTTTTATGGGTCGTTAGGCGATGTTCCTGAAGCAAAAATTATTGCCGGGCTTAAAAGTGATTACAGAGTAAAAGCAGCGCAACGTAAAGGGCTTCGAGTGCTGCAGTTTAATGAGTGGGGCCGGGCTCTTGAAGCCGTGCAATCCGGCGAGGCAGATTTATTGTATGCCTCATCACCTGCGTTACATGTCAGCTGTCAGGGCGCCAGTCATCTGTGTGAGAACCTTAAACCCGCCAGTCCGATGGAACCCATTACGCTTTATCTGGCTATGTCAAAAAAACAAACTACACCTTATCTGGCGGAGCGGTTAAGACAAGCTGCTATGCAGGTAAAAGACTCTTCTGCATATCATCAATGGGCTAATCAGTGGAGTGATCAGATGAATACATCAGATCATGTTCCGGTACATATTGATAGTGGCGTTGTTAACTTATGGGCACAGGACTGAATATGCCGCAATTCTCGGAGCTTTCTTTAAATGCGCAAATCAGCGAGGCACTGGCAAGTGCTGGATTTGCAACGATGACCCAGGTTCAGGCAGATACGCTGCCTGATTCTCTGGCTGGAAAAGACGTATTGGTTCAGGCAAGTACAGGCTCAGGAAAAACCATTGCGTTTGCTGTGGCCGGGCTGAACAGTGTTGACCCGACAGATTATGCTACCCAGTTGTTGGTAGTTTGTCCTACCCGGGAGTTAGCAGAGCAGGTAAGCCAGCAGATCCGTCTTGTGGGCCGGCAAATGCCTAATCTGAAGGTGCTCACGCTGTGCGGGGGCGCGGCAATGGGACCGCAAATTCAGTCACTAAAGCATGGTGCATCGGTGGTGGTAGCAACGCCGGGTCGACTGGTGGAGCACGTTTCAAAGCGCCGCTTGTCGCTGTCATCGGTCAAAGTCAGAGTACTGGATGAAGCTGACCGGATGCTGGATATGGGGTTTGCCGAGGACATTGACCTGCTGTTTTCCTTAACACCACAAAACGCGCAGACATTATTTTTCTCTGCCACCTATACGCCGGCAGTGGAAAAGCATGCCCAGCAGTATCTCAGTAACCCTGTAACACACCGACAGGCTGAAGAGGACGTGCAGCGTCCGGATATTAATGAACTGGTTTATCGGGTGGATGATAAACACAGAATTCACGCCCTGAAAGGCGTGCTTTCAGAAGCGCAGCCTCAAAAAGCCATAGTGTTTTGCAACACCCGCCAACAAGTCTCTTCTGTTTATGAAGATCTTGCTCAGGAAGGGTTTGCAGTGAAGCAGTTGCAGGGCGACCTTACGCAACAACAGCGTAATGAGGTGTTGATGCAGTTTGCCAGTGACAGTCTTCAGGTGCTTATCGCCACAGACGTGGCGGCCCGCGGTTTGGATATTAAGGGTGTTGATTGTGTCATCAACTATACCGTTAGTGAGGACCCGGAAGTACATATTCACCGCATAGGGCGGACTGGCAGAGCCGGTGAAAAGGGGCAGGCCTTTACACTGTGTAGCGAAACTGAAGAGCCTGCATTAGGGCGTATAGAGCGCCTTAAAGATGAGGATCTGGAACGCAAAGGTTTTCAAAGTTTGCGGTTTCATGCCAATCGCATCAGAACCCCGGAGTTTAGCTGCATTGCCGTAAGTGCGGGGAAGAAGCAGAAGCTGCGTCCGGGAGACTTTTTAGGGTCGCTGACCCAGGATGCACAAATTGAAGCAAACGATATAGGCAAAATCAGTGTACAAAGCCAGGTAAGTTATATTGCGATTAAACAACGCAGTGTTAAGAAGGCTATGCGACAGTTCCGTGAAGGTAAGATTAAAGGGAAGCGGGTCAGAGCCAGAAAACTGCAGTAACAGTGACTGAAGGAAGCCTAATGGCCGGTGAAACAGACCTATCAACATTACTGACTCAACTAACACCTGAGATTGGTGGCCAGCCCTATGGGTTTTGTAGCGTATCGGAACAACGGTTCAGTCAGCTACCGGTCAGGGCGGTTAAGGGCTTTTATCGCGAGGCAGAAGGCATCACTATTATTGTTGATATGCAAGATGTCAAAATCTACGGACTGCAGGCAGAAGGGCCGTTTGCATGTATCACCTGCAAAGTGCATTCGAGTCTTGATGCTGTGGGGATGACTGCTGCAATGACTGATGCCCTTACACGCGCTGATATCAGTGCAAATATTATAGCCGGTTTCTATCATGACCATATTTATGTGCCATGGGATAAAGCACAGCGAGCACATCAGGTTTTACTCGAACTAACCTGTAAATAAAAAAACGGGGCGATTGCCCCGTTTTTATTTATTACTATTACCAGATTTTCACGCGTTCCTCTGGCGGAAGATACAGGGCATCTTCTTTCGTAACATCGAACGCTTCATAAAACTCAGACACATTTCTCACCGCGCCATTGGTTCTGAATTTTGCCGGCGAGTGTGGGTCTGTCTGAACAAGGTTCCGCAATGCCTCATCACGATACTTGGTCGCCCATACCTGCCCGTAACCAATAAACACACGCTGGTCGCCTGTAAATCCATCCATCTCCGGCGCTTTTTCATCGTCCAGTGACATATGGTACGCTTTCAGTGCGATGCTTACGCCTCCAAGGTCGCCAATGTTTTCACCCAACGTAAACTCACCATTTACGAACAGCTCAGGCAATGCTTCAAACTCGCTATACTGATCAACCAACATCCCTGTGCGGTTTTCAAACTCTTTACGATCAGCGTCGGTCCACCAGTTTCTCAGTACACCATCACCATCAAAGGTAGAGCCTGAATCATCAAACCCATGACCGATTTC contains:
- a CDS encoding substrate-binding periplasmic protein, encoding MNRGSWCFLLWICVVGWTHGHEDNKVAVYTNNTPILSEVDEEGNVSGFAIEVARQVIHLAGLEADVQVRPFARVLRNTQTRHWSMAPGLARTPARESDFHWITPILANQVTLYVRKDHPLNIDAVESVAVQRDDFRHSIASDLGINNVVGLSSWEQALEAVIRERVDGMLLSPSGFKMLCNRLAEACSRVKVLNTNRFFYNYLALGKLPENAVLADKLRIAAERYKQSDDYASLMKKTVQIYAQRDFKASIQNKILTLAAEPSQSDTAKTGQQLWVLAEETPYFTQSDNTGNVTGYAAHLVTSILDTAGMSSPILITPWPRIMREMKVKPNVLTFALGRTPEREKSFHWITPVTRTRHGLFSTQGDFYGSLGDVPEAKIIAGLKSDYRVKAAQRKGLRVLQFNEWGRALEAVQSGEADLLYASSPALHVSCQGASHLCENLKPASPMEPITLYLAMSKKQTTPYLAERLRQAAMQVKDSSAYHQWANQWSDQMNTSDHVPVHIDSGVVNLWAQD
- the dbpA gene encoding ATP-dependent RNA helicase DbpA, with translation MPQFSELSLNAQISEALASAGFATMTQVQADTLPDSLAGKDVLVQASTGSGKTIAFAVAGLNSVDPTDYATQLLVVCPTRELAEQVSQQIRLVGRQMPNLKVLTLCGGAAMGPQIQSLKHGASVVVATPGRLVEHVSKRRLSLSSVKVRVLDEADRMLDMGFAEDIDLLFSLTPQNAQTLFFSATYTPAVEKHAQQYLSNPVTHRQAEEDVQRPDINELVYRVDDKHRIHALKGVLSEAQPQKAIVFCNTRQQVSSVYEDLAQEGFAVKQLQGDLTQQQRNEVLMQFASDSLQVLIATDVAARGLDIKGVDCVINYTVSEDPEVHIHRIGRTGRAGEKGQAFTLCSETEEPALGRIERLKDEDLERKGFQSLRFHANRIRTPEFSCIAVSAGKKQKLRPGDFLGSLTQDAQIEANDIGKISVQSQVSYIAIKQRSVKKAMRQFREGKIKGKRVRARKLQ
- a CDS encoding ACT domain-containing protein; protein product: MAGETDLSTLLTQLTPEIGGQPYGFCSVSEQRFSQLPVRAVKGFYREAEGITIIVDMQDVKIYGLQAEGPFACITCKVHSSLDAVGMTAAMTDALTRADISANIIAGFYHDHIYVPWDKAQRAHQVLLELTCK